The following DNA comes from Brassica oleracea var. oleracea cultivar TO1000 chromosome C5, BOL, whole genome shotgun sequence.
TTCAAAATATTTTTGTAATTTGTTTTATTTGTTATTTTGAATAATTTTTAGTTAGTTTAGATAATTTAAATTAGATCTGTGAATAATTTATGTATTTTGAAAAAACAAATTGTCAGTTTTTGAAGTTTAAAAAATATATTTTTGGACGATTTCAAATATTTGTTACAATCTGATCCGGAAGGAACCGATTAATAAAAACCGAACGAGACTTATGAGCATAACACCGAAAATCCGGATTAATCGAACCGAAACTGATGGCCCGAACGCCCGGGCCTAGACAATGTGTCATTCTGCTCTTCTCCGGTTGGTGTGGACTCTTTTCTATTTTTTTATGAATGTAGACTCTATTCTGAGACATCATTTTGAATTTGATAAATCGAGATACAGAAGAAATGTATTGCAGAAAAGTCTTCAGATTCTAATCCAAAACAGAGTTAAGAAAATTAATCAAATAATGTCGTTAAGTTAATCAGAATTCTGTACTGAACGTAACGTAACCACTGCATAGTTTCACGTCACCAGACCGTAGCATACCAAAAATAAGTTTAACTTTTAGTCAATAGATTACACTGATACATTACGAAATATCTAAAATCTTTGAATTAATGAACGAAATAACAGCTTTTATAAGCTCTTGACTGCTTGAAAAAATTCAAAAAAGCAAATTCATTACAAGTGTTTCAAATCCATCCATTGATAGAGGATGAATGATGGCACATTGTTTGTACACCAACTCCTAGGAAATCTCGAGTTTGCCCTCCTCCTCCTGCATCCACACTCTCAACTCTTCTACGTTTCAAGGGGTAGTTTTGTAACTCATCAATCCCCGAGGCTACCGTAACGCCACTTCTAGGGTTCTCGATCTCGTGTTGAAGACCATTGTTACTCATTAAACCGACGCTGTTCGGTCCAAACAAAGCGAAGAACTTATCGCTGCCACCTTCTTCTACAGTCTGATGAAACGTGGATTGTTTGGTGGTGATCGTCGTCGGAGTAGAAGAAGTCACGCCCATCTGAGCCGCTTTTTGAAGTAATGCAGTTGCTGACATGTTCGCAACCGCCGAGGAAGCTGCGTTTGCGTCTTGTGTGATGTGGTCGACGCTGCTAAAAAGAGAAGGCACGGAAAGTGAAGTAGCCGCGTTTGCGTTTTCCTTACTCGAAACTATGTTGATATTTTCATGAGTGATAAGTGAATCGCTAGTCGTTATTAACTCGCCGCGATTATTTGCGTTCCCGAAAACCCAATTGTAATCCTCTTGCGGTGCGATACCTTCGTCTACGGTCACTTGATGATGATTGTTGTTTCCTCCCATCCATAGGGAGAGCGAAGAAGCAGGTTTCATGACGTCATGATGATGATGATCGAAAGTGTTGGTCGTTATAGGGAAGTGGTGCTGTTGCAGTGGCTGTGGTGGTCCGAATGGAAATGGTGGTGGTGATGGTATAAGTGTGCCCATGAGATAATGGTAGTTTAGGTTATTACTGGTAAGGCTTTTGAGATGAGAAGCTGCGTTTAGCCTAGCGGTTTCTTCTGCTAAGGCGTCGCAAAATGCTCTATGCGTGATAAAGCTGTCTCTCCTGTATCCAAAAAATTAACAATTAATCAACACAATTATGCACACATACATAGGTTTATGTTTATGTATATATATAGCTACTACGGTTGTACCTCTTACTTTAACCAAAATATGCCAATCCAAGGAACTGTCTTATTCAAGAAAACAAGAAGCATGTACGCTCAGAGAATGACAAATAGAAAGACTAAAACTCTTCAGCTATTTCGTTTTAGACCCTATAAAAGCTGGCCACTTCCCACAAGTCAACAACAATACATTAAACTTATCTTCTCTTAGTTACAAACAACATAATAAAACAAATTTGTTTATATATAGTGTTCAGTGATATTGTAGACTATTTTAGTTGAAGTGATAGTAGTCTTTCATTCTTTTTTTCATTACCAGAATATATATTTACTAACTCAAGCTAATGTTACTAATAATAAAGTTATTCATGTTTGAATCATTGAATGCATATTGATCATGATAAGCGCTTTCACATAAGTTATAATACGTGATGAAGAGATGTAAAGATTTATATATTAAATACCTGGAGAAAATTGTACCACAGTCACATCTATACTCTCTAGTCCCACAGGTCTTTGAATGAGCCTTCCAATCGGATTGAACTGCATATCTCTTGGAGCATTTCTCGCACTTCCACTTCTTCTCTCCATGTTTCCGACAAAAATGTTTCTTGATTCCTGTAAGGTCACCTAGTGCCCTTGTCGGATGGTGATGAACGCAACTCTTCTCTGGACACACATACACTCGTTTCCGTACTTCTTTGGTGGTCCTCTGCTTTAGTTTCCATGGGAGGTTGTGTCCTCGACGGTGAAGCTGTAGATTCTGGTCTCTTTGGAAACCTTTTCTACATATCTCACAGAGGAAGCGGTTTGTGGCCATAAGCGTCGTTGGGGATAGAGCTATGACTTCGGCTTCTGGATCTGTAGAGATCGGAATAATCAAATAAAATTTATGATATTGATAATGGATCCTATGAATGATCTAATCTGTAAAACGTATGCATGTTTGTAGATCAAGATCGTATAGAAAACAAATCAAGAAGATCACTTTGCTGTTAACATTTTTTTTATCTTCTTAATTAGGGTTTAATTAATTGATCTATTTAACTTAATTATTACCAGGGTTTCCAGGGAGGTTTCTTTTCTTCTTAGCAGGAGGAGGATTAAAGGATTCAAGCTCATGATGATGATCAACATGACCAGTTGTTGATGAGCTTTGGACATATCCTCCACTACTTGAAATTGTCCGATCCTCAGCTGTCATGACTTCTTCTGGACCAAAGTTTTGTTGGAAGAGATACAAAAAGAGAAGCCTTAAGATTAGAGATGGGGGTGAAAGGATAATTAAGAGAGAGAAAAACTATAAACACTTAGAATCAGATGTAAATGCGAACGAGAGGAAAATACAAAAGAGAAGTTATGTTGGTTGCATACTTATATAGACACACTTAATATAAGCGCATATGTGCAATAAGAAAATAATATTCATCTTTCATTCAATAAATGTAGAAGCACCTTGATCAGTAAAAAAATTTGCAGCCATTTTATATATTACACTTTCAAAATGTTCTCATTTTAAAATTCCTACTTCTTACTTTAAAGTTAATGGCGGTGGAAACCAACTACATATTACCCCTAAACTTATCTTCAATATTTGATATTTGTTTTTCAGTGGCAGTGCGGTCATGACACACAGAAAGTTACTATGTCTGCCTTTTCTATTTTGAATGATGATCTCATTATTTATTTGGCCTTGTTTATTTTATCTTTATTCCTTTTTTGTCAACAAAAAGTAAAATAAAAATCACTTTTTTTTTTCTTTTTCATCTTTGTGTCAATTACCTTTCCTTTTTCTTTTACTCATATATTTGTGTGTTATATTTAGTACTTGACAGAAGTGTTATTTTTAGTACAATATATCACGAACTAATAGCAATTCAGTCTTAAAAAAACATTTGAAAGGTAAAAATTAGTTTCATTCAAAATTAGATTTGGTTGAAGTTTCGTAAGAAGCGGACCAAAGTCTTCAATAACTATGTGGTAAGTACAGAGTTATAGTTATTTTGGTTACTACAACTATGAGAACTGAATTTAAAAAAACTATGAGAACTGAAGTACTGGCATCGTAATGCAATCTAGATGTTGAATAATGAATTTGTTTACATGATAGCTACTATTTCTTGATCCTTTTCATAATTGACTAATTGAGATTTACATTTTCCGTAAATTGAGGGTGGTCAAAGAAGGAAACAGATCCAACGGCAGTGATTGCATCTCTTGATCATTGAGAACAAAGCCTGCAATGCACGTGTACCCATGCACGTGTTCATAAGGTAAAATCCAACAACATACGACAAAGAAATTAAGAACCTAAATAGGTAAAAGAGAATAATCGTCTGGTTGACAGTGAAATCAAAACCCATGCGACATACTCCATAAACTCTTCTCAAGTACCCCACTTCAATTATTCTTTTTTCTTTTTATAGTTTCCTTTTAACTGATAGCCAAAATAATTCAAACTGAATTAACCATCATTATTGTAATTTTAAAACATTTCCATTGAGCAAATAAGATTAATATCACGATACAAGAAATTTTATTTTGATGTTTGGAACATCATTTTCCCATTTATATGAGATAAAAACAATTACGAATGCTATCTGGAATTGATTTATAAAGTTGTTAGGAACGAGAATCTTTTTCATGCTTTACTACAAGGATCTTTTTGCAATGTTACCTTTTTCTTTAGCAAAGCGTTTTTCCAATATAACAAAGTGTGTTTTCCTTCATAAAATGTTTATTTTCAACGTAACATGTGACTCTGAGTCGTATACTATCAAGAGTGCCAAATTAATTATATTATATTAGAAAAATATTATGTAGAACATATTTTTCTACTTAAATTAGATACTTTGATTTTTTTTTTTGATATATCAAAATCTCGAATTCTCGATCATATCATTTTCAAACAAAAGTAAACTAAATCTGTTGCCTTTAGTCAAAAAAAAAAAACTAAATCTGTTTTTACCCCCCTCGCTGAAAAGTAAAATGATTATGGTGAATTAATTAATTGAAAGAAATTGAGAGACAGATAACTGACAAAATGCAGGTGAATTTTTGGAAGGACGAGACGTCGTCAGGTTGTGGGCTGACTTACTCACCAATTCTTTAGGTAATTTCCACTTTAATCATAATGTAATCATGTTTTAAGATTCCTATAAATGATAACGTTTCTTTAATGTTTTAGTTTTGGACTTTTCTTCTTGAACTTTGGCGGCACTAGAATATTCCCCTAAATTATCGAGACTTCGTTATATAGTATAGTACTGTACTTTACCAGATAATCAAGGTACGCGTTTATGTATGCATGTATCCAAAGAACGATAATATGACATCGACATATTTATTTAATCATGCAGATGGATTGTAGAGCTCTGTTGATTTGAATTTGATCAACCTAGTTTTGATAATAACAAACCTAGCTGTATACAGACAGCTCATACAGTTTAAATTTCAAAGAACTGTTAATTTGAATTCTTACAGTCAATATTTGTATTAGTTATAGTAAAAACTACAAACCTAGTTAGGCCCTTTCTCAAAAAAAAAAAAAACTACCTAGTTAATAAACAACAATGATGAAAGTTCGATATTATGGAGAATGCATCAATAGTTTAATTTACTTTAAAAAGATTTATTTACTTCAATTAAATCTTTTAAGTTCAAAAATGATTGTTCACATATCTTTAATAAAATTTTTAATTTTTTTGTTTTGAAACAGGTTTGCTAAATGTAAATGAATGTAAACACATGATTTTTCTAAATGGAAAATATTAACTGAAATTTGAAATCATTTTTTTTTTCGAACAACATGCATTAGCAGATTAATTTTTGTTCTTATGTTCCTAAATGGTTTAATTGATATATTTTTAGATCCATTTAAAAGAGAAAAATCAAATAAAAATAACATTGATAAGACAGATTTTGATCTAGAGAGTACACTGCCGATATACCACATGCTTTTGGTCCATAAAAGTGAGATAATCATAGCTTATATATATACACACACACATATCATCATCATAAATGGAAAACACTCTAAATAATAGGAACGAATTTGTAATGACCCACCATCTCCACTATCCCCACCATCTCCACCATCCCCACCATCTCCACCATCTCCATTATCTCCACCATCTCCAACTTCTTTAAAGAGAGAGAGAGAGAGAGAAAGAGAGAGAGAGAAAGAGAGAGAGAAAGAGAGAGAAAGCTCACCTGAGCTCGTCGCCGGAGCCACCGCACGCCAGGACGTCGTCAAGCTCGTCATCATCATCAACCGCAGCTCGAGGTAACCGGAAACCGCCATGTTTTGAGTTAAGTTTCGGCCGTTTTAATAAATCGACCATAACTTCTTAACCATTGCGAATCTCGTGCATCCAAGGCCATCATCGTGTTCCTCTCGTCGAGACGAAGCCGTAGACACCAACCGCGTCACGATCGGAGCCCGGACGAAGCCGTACGCGCCTCAAGAAAACCGCCCTTCGCGCGCGCGTGAAACGCACGCGCCGCCGTCGGAATCGTCGCCACCGCAGCTCCGCCGCCGGACCACCGTCCGCCGCCGCAGCTCCGCCGTCGCCGCCGGNNNNNNNNNNNNNNNNNNNNNNNNNNNNNNNNNNNNNNNNNNNNNNNNNNNNNNNNNNNNNNNNNNNNNNNNNNNNNNNNNNNNNNNNNNNNNNNNNNNNNNNNNNNNNNNNNNNNNNNNNNNNNNNNNNNNNNNNNNNNNNNNNNNNNNNNNNNNNNNNNNNNNNNNNNNNNNNNNNNNNNNNNNNNNNNNNNNNNNNNNNNNNNNNNNNNNNNNNNNNNNNNNNNNNNNNNNNNNNNNNNNNNNNNNNNNNNNNNNNNNNNNNNNNNNNNNNNNNNNNNNNNNNNNNNNNNNNNNNNNNNNNNNNNNNNNNNNNNNNNNNNNNNNNNNNNNNNNNNNNNNNNNNNNNNNNNNNNNNNNNNNNNNNNNNNNNNNNNNNNNNNNNNNNNNNNNNNNNNNNNNNNNNNNNNNNNNNNNNNNNNNNNNNNNNNNNNNNNNNNNNNNNNNNNNNNNNNNNNNNNNNNNNNNNNNNNNNNNNNNNNNNNNNNNNNNNNNNNNNNNNNNNNNNNNNNNNNNNNNNNNNNNNNNNNNNNNNNNNNNNNNNNNNNNNNNNNNNNNNNNNNNNNNNNNNNNNNNNNNNNNNNNNNNNNNNNNNNNNNNNNNNNNNNNNNNNNNNNNNNNNNNNNNNNNNNNNNNNNNNNNNNNNNNNNNNNNNNNNNNNNNNNNNNNNNNNNNNNNNNNNNNNNNNNNNNNNNNNNNNNNNNNNNNNNNNNNNNNNNNNNNNNNNNNNNNNNNNNNNNNNNNNNNNNNNNNNNNNNNNNNNNNNNNNNNNNNNNNNNNNNNNNNNNNNNNNNNNNNNNNNNNNNNNNNNNNNNNNNNNNNNNNNNNNNNNNNNNNNNNNNNNNNNNNNNNNNNNNNNNNNNNNNNNNNNNNNNNNNNNNNNNNNNNNNNNNNNNNNNNNNNNNNNNNNNNNNNNNNNNNNNNNNNNNNNNNNNNNNNNNNNNNNNNNNNNNNNNNNNNNNNNNNNNNNNNNNNNNNNNNNNNNNNNNNNNNNNNNNNNNNNNNNNNNNNNNNNNNNNNNNNNNNNNNNNNNNNNNNNNNNNNNNNNNNNNNNNNNNNNNNNNNNNNNNNNNNNNNNNNNNNNNNNNNNNNNNNNNNNNNNNNNNNNNNNNNNNNNNNNNNNNNNNNNNNNNNNNNNNNNNNNNNNNNNNNNNNNNNNNNNNNNNNNNNNNNNNNNNNNNNNNNNNNNNNNNNNNNNNNNNNNNNNNNNNNNNNNNNNNNNNNNNNNNNNNNNNNNNNNNNNNNNNNNNNNNNNNNNNNNNNNNNNNNNNNNNNNNNNNNNNNNNNNNNNNNNNNNNNNNNNNNNNNNNNNNNNNNNNNNNNNNNNNNNNNNNNNNNNNNNNNNNNNNNNNNNNNNNNNNNNNNNNNNNNNNNNNNNNNNNNNNNNNNNNNNNNNNNNNNNNNNNNNNNNNNNNNNNNNNNNNNNNNNNNNNNNNNNNNNNNNNNNNNNNNNNNNNNNNNNNNNNNNNNNNNNNNNNNNNNNNNNNNNNNNNNNNNNNNNNNNNNNNNNNNNNNNNNNNNNNNNNNNNNNNNNNNNNNNNNNNNNNNNNNNNNNNNNNNNNNNNNNNNNNNNNNNNNNNNNNNNNNNNNNNNNNNNNNNNNNNNNNNNNNNNNNNNNNNNNNNNNNNNNNNNNNNNNNNNNNNNNNNNNNNNNNNNNNNNNNNNNNNNNNNNNNNNNNNNNNNNNNNNNNNNNNNNNNNNNNNNNNNNNNNNNNNNNNNNNNNNNNNNNNNNNNNNNNNNNNNNNNNNNNNNNNNNNNNNNNNNNNNNNNNNNNNNNNNNNNNNNNNNNNNNNNNNNNNNNNNNNNNNNNNNNNNNNNNNNNNNNNNNNNNNNNNNNNNNNNNNNNNNNNNNNNNNNNNNNNNNNNNNNNNNNNNNNNNNNNNNNNNNNNNNNNNNNNNNNNNNNNNNNNNNNNNNNNNNNNNNNNNNNNNNNNNNNNNNNNNNNNNNNNNNNNNNNNNNNNNNNNNNNNNNNNNNNNNNNNNNNNNNNNNNNNNNNNNNNNNNNNNNNNNNNNNNNNNNNNNNNNNNNNNNNNNNNNNNNNNNNNNNNNNNNNNNNNNNNNNNNNNNNNNNNNNNNNNNNNNNNNNNNNNNNNNNNNNNNNNNNNNNNNNNNNNNNNNNNNNNNNNNNNNNNNNNNNNNNNNNNNNNNNNNNNNNNNNNNNNNNNNNNNNNNNNNNNNNNNNNNNNNNNNNNNNNNNNNNNNNNNNNNNNNNNNNNNNNNNNNNNNNNNNNNNNNNNNNNNNNNNNNNNNNNNNNNNNNNNNNNNNNNNNNNNNNNNNNNNNNNNNNNNNNNNNNNNNNNNNNNNNNNNNNNNNNNNNNNNNNNNNNNNNNNNNNNNNNNNNNNNNNNNNNNNNNNNNNNNNNNNNNNNNNNNNNNNNNNNNNNNNNNNNNNNNNNNNNNNNNNNNNNNNNNNNNNNNNNNNNNNNNNNNNNNNNNNNNNNNNNNNNNNNNNNNNNNNNNNNNNNNNNNNNNNNNNNNNNNNNNNNNNNNNNNNNNNNNNNNNNNNNNNNNNNNNNNNNNNNNNNNNNNNNNNNNNNNNNNNNNNNNNNNNNNNNNNNNNNNNNNNNNNNNNNNNNNNNNNNNNNNNNNNNNNNNNNNNNNNNNNNNNNNNNNNNNNNNNNNNNNNNNNNNNNNNNNNNNNNNNNNNNNNNNNNNNNNNNNNNNNNNNNNNNNNNNNNNNNNNNNNNNNNNNNNNNNNNNNNNNNNNNNNNNNNNNNNNNNNNNNNNNNNNNNGGAAATCGTCGCCACCGCAGCTCCGCCGCCGGACCACCGTCCGCCGCCGCAGCTCCGCCGTCGCCGCCGGTGACCGACACCGGTGACTCGCCGGCGACTCGCCAACTCGGCCGAGTCGAGCCGGTGAGTCAACTCGGTTGACTCGGTTAACCGATTGGTTAGCCGGTTTAAATTGATTTCAATTCGGTTAGGTTAAACCGGTCGGTTAAAATCAATTGGAAATCGGTTAGGATAAACCGGATTAATTAATTTATTAATTAATTAATTAATTAATTAAATAATTGATCTTTGACCAGTGGGTTGACTTTTCCGTAAATACCCGTTTTAAACCGTTCGAAAGGCGTTCTGACTCGAAATTTCGATCTGATTTCAGATTTGGAGTCCATTTGAGCAGCTGGAGTTCATATATACCACTTCTCTTCATTGCTAAGGTGAGGGCTACTCCGTTAAATCCCGAGCTAGTTTAGTACTACCATTATGGAAAGTTTAGTTTCGAAACATGGATCCGTCTCTTTGAATCGAGTCTGTTTGAGAGTCTTGGTTGTTCGTTA
Coding sequences within:
- the LOC106292924 gene encoding zinc finger protein MAGPIE, with translation MTAEDRTISSSGGYVQSSSTTGHVDHHHELESFNPPPAKKKRNLPGNPDPEAEVIALSPTTLMATNRFLCEICRKGFQRDQNLQLHRRGHNLPWKLKQRTTKEVRKRVYVCPEKSCVHHHPTRALGDLTGIKKHFCRKHGEKKWKCEKCSKRYAVQSDWKAHSKTCGTREYRCDCGTIFSRRDSFITHRAFCDALAEETARLNAASHLKSLTSNNLNYHYLMGTLIPSPPPFPFGPPQPLQQHHFPITTNTFDHHHHDVMKPASSLSLWMGGNNNHHQVTVDEGIAPQEDYNWVFGNANNRGELITTSDSLITHENINIVSSKENANAATSLSVPSLFSSVDHITQDANAASSAVANMSATALLQKAAQMGVTSSTPTTITTKQSTFHQTVEEGGSDKFFALFGPNSVGLMSNNGLQHEIENPRSGVTVASGIDELQNYPLKRRRVESVDAGGGGQTRDFLGVGVQTMCHHSSSINGWI